In Candidatus Nitrosotenuis uzonensis, one DNA window encodes the following:
- a CDS encoding acetyl-CoA carboxylase biotin carboxyl carrier protein subunit, whose amino-acid sequence MEYKIEDVTGTFNGQITKNLGNNEYLIKIGSDEHNLRILAMDSKGIEFILDQKYHKVKYLENTTSQMNMVVDGVPMKIGMNSQFDSIVYKNSGGGDSANSQTNLHSQIPGKVVSINVGEGDSVKKGDVVCVLESMKMQVSIKAHKDGNVRKIKVKTGGSVAKNDVLAEIE is encoded by the coding sequence ATGGAATACAAAATCGAGGACGTCACAGGAACATTCAACGGCCAGATTACCAAAAATCTCGGCAACAACGAGTATTTGATAAAGATAGGATCCGATGAGCACAATCTGAGGATTCTTGCCATGGACTCTAAGGGAATCGAGTTCATACTTGATCAGAAATATCACAAAGTCAAGTATCTTGAGAATACTACATCTCAGATGAACATGGTGGTGGACGGAGTGCCTATGAAGATTGGCATGAACTCGCAGTTTGATTCTATAGTATACAAGAATTCCGGCGGCGGGGACAGTGCCAACTCGCAGACAAACCTGCACAGCCAGATCCCTGGAAAGGTGGTCTCCATCAATGTAGGAGAAGGAGACTCTGTCAAGAAAGGCGACGTAGTATGCGTGCTAGAGTCGATGAAGATGCAGGTATCAATCAAGGCGCACAAAGACGGCAACGTAAGAAAGATCAAAGTCAAGACCGGCGGCTCTGTCGCAAAGAACGACGTGCTTGCAGAAATAGAATAA
- a CDS encoding acetyl-CoA carboxylase biotin carboxylase subunit has protein sequence MIKKVLISNRGEIALRVIRTCKALGIKTVAVYSDEDYNSLHVKKADEAYHIGKAAPKESYLNQEKIMQAILASGADAVHPGYGFLSENSDFAKLCEDNKINFIGPSSESMDLCGDKMRCKAAMLKAKVPTVPGSPDLVKDVEEALDIANQIKYPVLLKSVYGGGGRGIRLVNNDKELREAYDTVTGESIAAFGKSAILVEKFLEKTRHIEYQMARDKHGNTVHLFERECSIQRRNQKLIEQTPSPVVDQKTRDMVGELVVNAAKAVDYTNLGTAEFLRADNGEFYFIEINARLQVEHPITELVSGLDLVKLQIDIANGEPLPFKQKDLRMNGYAIECRINAEDTFLDFAPSTGPVPDVTIPSGPGVRCDTYLYPGCTVSPFYDSLMAKLCTWGQTFDESRLRMLNALNDFYIQGVETSIPLYKTILKSEEYKRGDLSTDFLKRYNMIERLAQDLKEEKLANKDTALAAAIIHSEYLKGRVKNSADTDRSWKNMLG, from the coding sequence ATGATAAAAAAAGTTCTAATTTCCAACAGGGGAGAAATCGCGCTCCGAGTGATACGCACATGCAAGGCGCTTGGAATAAAGACGGTCGCAGTATACTCTGATGAGGACTATAACTCACTTCACGTCAAAAAGGCAGACGAGGCATACCATATAGGAAAGGCTGCACCAAAGGAAAGCTATCTGAATCAGGAAAAAATAATGCAGGCAATCTTGGCATCAGGAGCTGACGCTGTGCACCCTGGATACGGGTTCCTCTCTGAGAACTCTGACTTTGCAAAATTGTGCGAGGACAACAAGATCAATTTTATCGGCCCGTCTTCTGAGTCGATGGATCTTTGCGGTGACAAGATGAGATGCAAGGCCGCAATGCTGAAGGCAAAAGTGCCGACCGTCCCTGGAAGCCCTGACCTTGTAAAGGATGTGGAAGAGGCACTTGATATTGCAAACCAAATCAAGTATCCCGTTCTTCTCAAGTCAGTGTACGGCGGAGGGGGCAGGGGTATCAGACTTGTAAACAACGACAAGGAGCTACGTGAGGCTTACGATACGGTGACTGGAGAATCTATTGCGGCGTTCGGCAAATCTGCAATACTTGTAGAAAAATTCCTAGAGAAGACTCGTCACATCGAGTACCAGATGGCAAGGGACAAGCACGGCAACACTGTCCACCTGTTTGAAAGAGAGTGCTCAATTCAGCGACGCAACCAGAAGCTAATCGAGCAGACGCCTTCCCCGGTGGTAGACCAAAAGACAAGAGACATGGTAGGTGAGCTTGTGGTAAACGCTGCAAAGGCAGTAGACTATACCAACCTTGGAACAGCCGAATTTCTCAGGGCCGATAACGGCGAGTTTTACTTTATCGAGATAAACGCAAGACTGCAAGTTGAGCACCCAATCACGGAACTAGTATCGGGGCTTGACCTGGTAAAACTGCAGATTGACATTGCCAACGGTGAACCACTGCCGTTCAAACAAAAGGATCTTAGGATGAATGGGTACGCAATAGAATGCAGAATAAATGCAGAGGATACGTTCCTTGACTTTGCCCCTTCTACTGGACCTGTGCCTGATGTCACAATACCTTCAGGGCCTGGTGTCAGATGTGATACATACTTGTACCCTGGATGCACCGTATCGCCATTCTATGACTCGCTGATGGCAAAGCTCTGTACTTGGGGACAGACATTTGATGAGTCAAGGCTTAGAATGCTTAACGCACTAAATGACTTTTACATACAGGGTGTGGAGACATCAATTCCTCTCTACAAGACAATACTAAAGTCAGAAGAGTACAAAAGAGGAGATCTTTCAACTGACTTTCTGAAAAGATACAACATGATAGAGAGGCTGGCGCAGGATCTCAAGGAAGAAAAACTTGCAAACAAGGACACCGCGCTTGCTGCAGCAATAATACACTCCGAGTATCTCAAAGGACGAGTAAAGAACAGTGCTGACACCGACCGCTCATGGAAAAACATGCTGGGATAA
- a CDS encoding acyl-CoA carboxylase subunit beta, with protein MHSDKIEKFLEKQKTALAAGGQDRIIAQHEKGKLTARERISLLLDEGSFTEIDALVTHHYYEYDMQKKKFFTDGVVTGYGTVAGRQVFVFAYDFTVLGGTLSQMGAKKITKLMDHAVRTGCPIIGIIDSGGARIQEGILSLDGFADIFYHNELASGVVPQITASIGPSAGGAVYSPAMTDFVIMVEKAGTMYVTGPEVVKTVLGEEVSFEDLGGAMTHGTKSGVAHFVAKNEYDCFDKIKTLLSYIPSNNAQEPLVVQTDDDPNRMDHNLINKIPENSLQPYDMKEIIISVVDNRTFFEVHELFAQNVIVGFARLNGKTVGIVANQPLYLAGALDIDSSNKASRFIRFCDAFNIPIITFVDTPGYMPGTNQEHNGIIRHGSKLLYAYCEATVPKITLVVGKAYGGAYIAMGSKNLRTDINYAWPTAQIAVLGSEAAVKIMNKKDLDAAKNPEELKKQLTAEFNEKFANPYVAASNGSVDAVIDPAQTRPMLIKALEMLANKRDKQLPRKHGNINL; from the coding sequence ATGCATTCAGATAAAATTGAAAAATTTTTAGAAAAACAAAAGACTGCGTTGGCTGCAGGAGGACAGGACAGAATCATAGCCCAACACGAAAAGGGGAAGCTGACAGCAAGGGAGAGAATATCATTATTGCTGGACGAGGGAAGCTTTACTGAGATTGACGCACTTGTGACTCACCACTATTACGAGTATGACATGCAGAAAAAGAAATTCTTCACGGACGGTGTGGTTACAGGCTATGGTACGGTTGCTGGTAGGCAGGTCTTTGTATTCGCATATGATTTTACCGTGCTTGGAGGAACGCTCAGCCAGATGGGGGCAAAAAAGATAACAAAGCTGATGGATCATGCAGTGCGCACAGGCTGTCCAATAATAGGAATAATAGACTCGGGAGGAGCCAGAATCCAGGAGGGCATACTAAGTCTTGACGGATTTGCCGACATTTTCTACCATAACGAGCTTGCATCAGGAGTTGTACCGCAGATCACTGCAAGCATCGGCCCTTCCGCAGGTGGTGCAGTGTACTCTCCTGCTATGACTGACTTTGTAATAATGGTGGAAAAGGCAGGAACCATGTATGTTACAGGACCGGAAGTAGTAAAGACTGTTCTTGGGGAGGAGGTCTCATTTGAAGACCTTGGAGGAGCCATGACACACGGAACAAAAAGCGGTGTTGCTCACTTTGTCGCAAAAAATGAATATGATTGCTTTGATAAAATAAAGACGCTTCTTTCCTACATACCATCAAACAATGCGCAGGAACCTCTTGTTGTGCAGACTGATGATGATCCGAACAGGATGGACCACAACCTTATCAACAAAATACCGGAGAACTCCCTACAACCCTATGATATGAAAGAAATCATCATCTCTGTAGTTGACAACCGCACGTTCTTTGAGGTGCATGAACTGTTTGCGCAAAATGTCATAGTGGGATTTGCAAGGCTGAACGGAAAGACAGTTGGAATAGTGGCAAACCAGCCGCTATACCTTGCAGGGGCACTTGACATAGACTCTTCTAACAAGGCATCAAGGTTTATTCGATTCTGTGATGCGTTCAACATTCCAATAATCACTTTTGTCGACACGCCCGGATACATGCCAGGAACCAACCAGGAGCACAACGGGATAATAAGGCACGGCAGCAAGCTGCTGTACGCGTACTGCGAGGCAACAGTGCCCAAGATCACACTCGTAGTAGGCAAGGCGTACGGAGGTGCCTACATAGCAATGGGAAGCAAGAACCTTCGAACCGACATCAACTATGCATGGCCTACGGCCCAGATAGCTGTGCTCGGTTCAGAAGCAGCAGTCAAGATCATGAACAAAAAAGATCTTGATGCAGCAAAGAACCCAGAGGAGCTAAAAAAGCAGCTTACAGCAGAGTTCAACGAAAAGTTTGCCAACCCGTATGTTGCAGCCTCTAACGGCTCGGTGGACGCGGTAATTGATCCTGCTCAGACAAGACCGATGCTCATAAAGGCACTTGAGATGCTTGCAAACAAACGCGACAAACAACTTCCTCGAAAACACGGAAACATCAACCTGTGA
- a CDS encoding sensor histidine kinase gives MAKFINKKSEEAQNRDGRVIFFSKTPPDPGETEGGKTDTQQEITEFSKLVKNQEEKIFEGKKKDRIATVTDLIEEEKKAIANIQVLIKKQSQSLERARKLFREKQSMLDAELNRKSSMFTNDKFSIMGHLSSKMAHDIRNPLNVIKVQVDLLKLRYSKQEDTMMLDSLNRMEKAVYGITNQLNDVLNFLRESPIQCESVSFLKILEESLSYIQKPDNVRIDMPSDDVMLFCDANKMQRVFVNMIQNSIQAMENGGTITFSIIDGQNETKIEISDTGKGINEELLPKIFEPLFTTKNDGTGLGLPICKKIIEDHGGSISVRDGPTTFTITLPKSEPS, from the coding sequence TTGGCAAAGTTCATCAACAAGAAAAGCGAGGAAGCCCAAAACAGGGATGGAAGAGTGATCTTTTTCTCAAAGACGCCGCCTGATCCTGGAGAAACAGAAGGCGGTAAAACAGACACACAACAGGAGATAACAGAGTTTTCCAAGCTTGTAAAAAATCAGGAAGAGAAGATATTTGAGGGAAAAAAGAAGGACCGTATTGCTACCGTTACTGATCTTATAGAGGAAGAAAAAAAGGCAATTGCCAACATACAGGTGCTGATAAAAAAGCAGTCGCAGAGCCTTGAGCGCGCAAGAAAACTGTTCAGAGAAAAACAGTCTATGCTTGATGCAGAGCTTAACCGCAAGTCAAGCATGTTCACAAATGACAAATTCAGTATCATGGGACATCTTTCATCTAAAATGGCGCACGACATACGAAATCCGCTCAACGTCATCAAGGTACAGGTGGACCTTTTGAAGCTACGATACTCAAAACAGGAGGATACCATGATGCTTGACTCGCTAAACAGGATGGAAAAGGCAGTGTACGGAATAACCAATCAGCTCAACGACGTTCTGAACTTTCTCAGAGAGTCGCCAATACAGTGCGAAAGCGTCAGCTTTTTGAAGATACTGGAAGAATCACTTTCATATATCCAAAAACCGGATAATGTGAGAATAGACATGCCATCAGATGATGTTATGCTGTTTTGCGATGCCAACAAAATGCAGCGTGTGTTTGTAAATATGATCCAAAACTCTATACAGGCAATGGAAAACGGAGGCACGATCACATTCAGCATTATAGATGGCCAGAACGAGACGAAAATAGAGATAAGCGACACAGGAAAGGGCATAAATGAAGAGCTTTTGCCAAAAATATTCGAGCCACTGTTTACCACAAAAAATGACGGAACGGGGCTGGGCCTGCCAATATGCAAGAAGATAATTGAGGATCACGGAGGCTCGATTTCCGTTAGGGATGGGCCTACGACCTTTACCATAACGCTTCCAAAATCCGAGCCGAGCTAG
- a CDS encoding AAA family ATPase: MWSEKYRPQKISDMVGNEEARKSFVEWLAKWKKGTKPILLVGPPGIGKTTLAKVAAKEFGYDLVGLNASDVRNKANIKEILAPLLGNTSLLGRALIFVDEVDGIHGRADFGGAEALIDILKEPTVPIILAANSEQSDKMRSIKKATKTIHLKPLPPRLLALYLHKVLKEEGAKLSPGAMIKIITESRGDIRSLLNIAQANVSGFEPATEKSFEMLDVESAIGAFFKAKSREEAQAVLYSMRIDPREKISAFYSSIVTSSLAAKEMARMLDIISRADVLYGRIMRTQEWRLLRYLDNILLDLYGQGIPVQYSQYNLPWPTLNRIRWDGKKIKEISGALAKQFHISRSTFATFFFQYVLFCIKNKKLELDLGSEYEETIQKEMELLR, translated from the coding sequence ATGTGGTCTGAAAAATACCGCCCGCAGAAAATTTCAGACATGGTTGGCAACGAGGAGGCGCGCAAGTCGTTTGTTGAATGGCTTGCCAAATGGAAAAAGGGAACAAAGCCAATACTGCTCGTGGGACCGCCTGGCATAGGCAAGACCACGCTTGCAAAGGTGGCTGCAAAAGAGTTCGGATACGATCTTGTGGGACTGAACGCAAGCGATGTGAGAAACAAGGCCAACATAAAGGAGATACTCGCACCGCTACTTGGAAACACGTCACTTCTTGGAAGAGCTCTGATTTTCGTTGACGAGGTAGATGGAATACATGGGAGGGCCGACTTTGGTGGTGCAGAGGCTCTAATTGACATACTAAAGGAGCCCACGGTGCCGATAATACTTGCAGCCAACTCTGAGCAGTCAGATAAGATGCGGTCGATAAAAAAAGCAACAAAGACTATCCATCTCAAGCCACTGCCTCCAAGACTGCTTGCGCTTTACCTGCACAAGGTACTCAAAGAAGAAGGGGCAAAATTGAGCCCGGGTGCCATGATAAAAATAATCACCGAGTCAAGGGGGGATATCCGCTCGCTCTTGAACATAGCGCAGGCAAACGTGTCTGGATTTGAGCCTGCGACTGAGAAATCATTTGAAATGTTGGATGTAGAATCTGCGATTGGTGCATTCTTTAAGGCAAAGTCAAGGGAGGAAGCACAGGCCGTCCTGTATTCTATGAGAATTGATCCGAGAGAAAAGATCTCGGCGTTCTATTCCAGCATAGTGACAAGCAGCCTTGCGGCAAAAGAGATGGCGCGCATGCTTGATATCATCTCGCGAGCAGACGTGCTTTACGGAAGAATAATGAGAACGCAAGAATGGAGACTTCTTCGTTACCTTGATAACATACTCCTGGATCTATATGGGCAGGGCATACCTGTACAGTACTCCCAGTACAACCTGCCCTGGCCCACGCTTAATAGGATAAGGTGGGACGGCAAAAAGATAAAAGAGATCTCTGGCGCTCTAGCTAAACAATTTCACATATCAAGGAGCACGTTTGCGACGTTTTTCTTCCAGTATGTACTGTTTTGTATCAAGAACAAAAAGCTAGAACTTGATCTGGGCTCCGAATACGAGGAGACAATACAAAAAGAGATGGAACTTTTAAGATGA
- a CDS encoding inositol monophosphatase family protein: MQPINVLKEASKLVYENVKGLAGTKAAAKDHGVGAGGDISRKIDVVAEKTVLDYLKKIKFECIVLGEECGRVELSKNPKGFVIMDAIDGSANAVRGIPFFCCSLAFATEDKLSSVTAGVVTDLSTGDMYWAARGRGAYCNSKRIHVHKEKPVYKIVGINVSGAKPSLIKRIQPLFENSNHARHLGANALELALFSRGLIDIYIDLREKIRVTDMAAGYLIAREAGGKILDKNLENLDSDLSYDTRLSFIAAANDELLKEILQQIKL, from the coding sequence GTGCAACCAATCAACGTTCTCAAGGAGGCATCAAAACTTGTGTATGAAAACGTCAAGGGTCTGGCCGGCACAAAGGCCGCCGCAAAAGATCATGGCGTAGGAGCTGGTGGCGACATTTCAAGAAAGATAGACGTTGTTGCAGAAAAGACTGTCCTTGACTATCTGAAGAAAATAAAGTTCGAATGCATTGTGCTCGGCGAGGAATGCGGTAGAGTAGAGCTTTCAAAAAATCCGAAAGGTTTTGTCATAATGGATGCAATAGATGGCTCTGCTAACGCAGTACGCGGAATTCCATTTTTCTGCTGCTCTCTTGCGTTTGCAACAGAGGATAAGCTTAGCTCAGTTACTGCTGGGGTGGTAACCGACCTTTCTACAGGTGATATGTACTGGGCTGCAAGGGGCAGGGGGGCCTATTGTAATAGTAAGAGAATTCATGTGCATAAAGAAAAACCGGTTTACAAGATAGTCGGGATTAATGTCTCAGGGGCAAAGCCGAGCCTCATAAAGCGCATACAGCCGCTCTTTGAGAATTCCAACCACGCAAGGCATTTGGGCGCAAACGCACTTGAGCTTGCACTGTTCTCACGCGGACTGATTGACATCTACATAGACCTGCGCGAAAAGATTCGTGTAACTGACATGGCCGCAGGATACCTTATAGCAAGGGAGGCGGGCGGCAAGATTTTGGACAAGAACCTTGAGAATCTTGACTCTGATCTTTCCTACGATACCAGATTATCTTTTATCGCAGCTGCAAATGATGAGCTGCTCAAGGAGATATTGCAACAGATAAAACTATAG
- a CDS encoding RDD family protein: MTENGIREIRIAKWRDRFFAWLVDFVIIWIGIFTVHSILVFALWPGDLFWMGGVNFEHQPRLWAAHGFFFGIGSSLTFFVYWAILEFRYGQSLGKKVLNIKTVNLDGGPISVKQSLVNSFGKSFLFVIDVILGLLLTRKNRQRIFGRLGNCIVIKMEEPEPSVSYKMD; this comes from the coding sequence ATGACAGAGAACGGAATCAGGGAGATTCGGATTGCAAAGTGGCGCGATAGGTTCTTTGCGTGGCTTGTTGATTTTGTCATTATTTGGATAGGAATATTCACTGTGCATTCGATTTTGGTATTTGCACTGTGGCCTGGAGATCTTTTCTGGATGGGCGGGGTGAATTTTGAACACCAACCAAGGCTCTGGGCAGCGCACGGATTCTTCTTTGGAATTGGCTCCAGTCTGACATTTTTCGTCTATTGGGCAATACTGGAATTCAGATACGGACAGTCGCTTGGAAAGAAAGTGCTTAACATCAAGACAGTAAACCTTGATGGAGGCCCCATATCAGTAAAGCAAAGTCTTGTGAATAGCTTTGGCAAATCGTTTTTGTTTGTGATTGACGTCATACTAGGGCTCTTGCTGACAAGAAAAAATCGCCAGAGAATATTTGGCAGGCTTGGCAACTGCATTGTAATAAAGATGGAAGAGCCAGAACCGAGCGTTTCATATAAGATGGACTGA
- a CDS encoding TetR/AcrR family transcriptional regulator has product MPKVSEEHRAKMKGLIYQAALKNFSKNGYANTKMDDIAKTAEVSKGTLYLYFQSKEDLFYHMCKQNQQTLMEIREGLFKNKSNLASDLGKFYDDMVAKEKNTERAWLEGVTESLHNKKIKQMIIQQRKNLDEIVTEFLRQMRTDGGFFRDDVDLRAIARGMIALYNGLTVMRVTNKNDETIKSAWVKTMHAIITGSG; this is encoded by the coding sequence ATGCCAAAGGTATCTGAGGAACACAGGGCAAAGATGAAAGGCCTCATTTATCAGGCTGCGCTCAAAAACTTTTCAAAAAACGGCTATGCCAACACCAAGATGGACGATATTGCCAAAACTGCAGAGGTAAGCAAGGGAACTTTGTATCTGTACTTTCAGAGCAAGGAAGACCTGTTCTATCATATGTGCAAGCAGAACCAACAGACGCTAATGGAGATAAGAGAAGGCCTCTTTAAGAACAAATCAAATCTTGCATCTGATCTGGGCAAGTTTTACGACGATATGGTTGCAAAGGAAAAGAACACCGAGAGAGCTTGGCTTGAAGGGGTGACAGAATCACTGCACAACAAAAAGATCAAGCAGATGATAATCCAGCAGAGAAAAAATCTCGACGAGATTGTCACAGAGTTTCTAAGGCAGATGAGGACGGATGGTGGATTCTTCAGGGACGATGTTGATCTTAGAGCTATTGCCCGAGGCATGATTGCACTTTACAACGGCCTTACCGTCATGAGGGTGACAAACAAGAACGATGAGACCATAAAAAGCGCATGGGTCAAGACCATGCACGCTATAATCACAGGGTCCGGATGA
- the argH gene encoding argininosuccinate lyase, producing the protein MYRSRFDQSLDKFTLDYVSSISDDSEIAMYDIIGSQAHVMMLHENKILSKVETKKILAALEKIKKENLSSSDAEDIHELIESRVVKKIGLKIGGKMHTARSRNDQVALDLRMKVRDDTNILCKCILDLIDTLVSVAEKHTDTPMPLYTHLQQAQIGTFSHFMLSYTDSLFRDLDRLYVTYGRINESPLGAGPVGGTSIPIDRNSTARMLGFKGLVENSIDATSGRDVIAEYASNVAILMTGLSRMAEDLIIWSTSEFAFVELSDKFSSPSSVMPQKKNPDILELTRGKAARVIGNLVAVLTTLKGLASGYGRDLQEIKPSVFSTSKIAVSALVVLNSMFATLHVNKQKMRRVAGSGYLAALDVAEALVNEGISFRIAHKIVGQLVHTAHRSNKSLSELSLAEIKKSLTEKQIEPKKLLKVISSIDINTSLEGRVSRGSSGFAEQKRMVADRRAKAQAYRSGTTKRAADVDAALKGLSVKIHSIIK; encoded by the coding sequence ATGTATCGGTCGCGTTTTGACCAAAGCTTGGACAAGTTCACGCTAGACTATGTCTCATCGATTTCCGATGATTCTGAGATTGCCATGTATGATATCATCGGGAGTCAGGCCCATGTGATGATGCTGCATGAAAATAAAATTTTGAGCAAAGTGGAGACAAAAAAAATTCTTGCAGCCCTTGAGAAAATAAAAAAAGAAAATCTGTCCTCATCTGATGCAGAAGATATTCATGAATTAATAGAATCACGTGTGGTAAAAAAGATCGGCCTGAAGATCGGAGGCAAGATGCATACTGCAAGGTCAAGGAACGACCAGGTGGCACTTGATCTGCGCATGAAGGTACGCGATGACACAAACATATTATGCAAGTGCATACTGGATTTGATAGATACACTGGTATCTGTTGCAGAAAAGCACACTGATACGCCAATGCCGCTTTATACACATCTTCAGCAGGCGCAAATAGGTACATTTTCACACTTTATGTTATCGTATACAGACTCTTTGTTCCGCGACCTTGACAGGCTGTATGTCACTTATGGAAGGATTAACGAGTCGCCTCTTGGCGCAGGCCCTGTTGGCGGAACAAGCATACCTATTGACAGGAACAGCACTGCAAGGATGCTCGGCTTTAAGGGGCTGGTGGAGAACTCGATTGATGCCACAAGCGGCAGGGACGTGATAGCCGAGTATGCAAGCAATGTGGCAATACTAATGACCGGTCTTTCCAGGATGGCAGAAGACCTGATAATCTGGTCTACCTCAGAGTTTGCGTTCGTAGAGTTGTCAGATAAATTCTCATCACCATCAAGTGTGATGCCGCAAAAAAAGAACCCGGATATTTTAGAGCTTACGCGCGGCAAGGCTGCAAGGGTGATTGGAAATCTGGTGGCAGTGCTTACCACACTCAAGGGGCTTGCCTCAGGGTATGGACGGGACCTGCAGGAGATCAAGCCGTCAGTTTTCTCTACATCGAAAATAGCCGTATCGGCCCTGGTGGTGCTCAATTCCATGTTTGCAACTTTGCATGTAAACAAGCAAAAGATGAGAAGAGTGGCCGGCTCCGGCTACCTTGCCGCCCTTGATGTTGCAGAGGCACTTGTAAACGAGGGGATTTCGTTCAGGATTGCACACAAGATAGTAGGCCAGCTGGTGCACACTGCCCACCGCTCAAACAAATCGCTATCTGAACTGAGTTTGGCGGAAATCAAAAAGTCGCTAACTGAGAAGCAAATAGAGCCAAAGAAACTGCTCAAGGTAATCTCCTCAATTGATATCAATACCTCACTGGAGGGCAGAGTGTCAAGGGGCTCGTCTGGCTTTGCAGAGCAAAAGAGGATGGTTGCAGACAGGCGTGCAAAGGCCCAGGCATATCGCTCGGGAACGACAAAAAGGGCAGCCGATGTGGATGCTGCACTCAAAGGACTTTCTGTAAAGATCCACTCGATAATAAAATAA
- a CDS encoding metal-sulfur cluster assembly factor, giving the protein MTQDLQELRRKIFDELSGIVDPEINTSITDLELVDNVDIEGSNVKVDLHLTSPFCPAVFGFKIAQDIHDNLLKLDGINDVKVNVSNHFMAEQINNQVNNSPNPKKPN; this is encoded by the coding sequence ATGACTCAGGATTTACAAGAGTTGAGACGAAAGATCTTCGATGAGCTTTCAGGAATTGTAGACCCTGAGATAAACACGTCAATTACAGACCTTGAGCTTGTAGACAATGTGGATATAGAAGGCTCCAACGTCAAGGTCGACTTGCATCTCACAAGCCCCTTCTGTCCTGCAGTGTTCGGCTTTAAGATAGCTCAGGACATACACGATAACCTGCTAAAGCTTGACGGCATCAATGACGTCAAGGTAAATGTCTCAAACCATTTTATGGCAGAGCAGATAAACAACCAGGTAAACAACAGCCCTAACCCGAAAAAGCCAAACTAG
- a CDS encoding succinate dehydrogenase/fumarate reductase iron-sulfur subunit — MSQTRDIAREDSSTEISSSRTVTLRIAKYNPEHDSAPQFADYKVPYERWTTVLDAILDVKKHLDHSVAVRYSCRQASCGSCGMKINGRPRLACFTKISELNSDVITIEPMNNYPVVRDLVVDLKQLISNHKKMMPFVVREDSEITSPTKEFSQTPEQLEEYIQFANCIKCGLCNSACPTMATDSSFLGPQALAQAYRYVADNRDKGKDKRLRIIDESHGIWRCHFAGSCSQVCPKGVDPAMGIQLLRGYLLGFKK; from the coding sequence ATGAGCCAGACGCGCGATATTGCAAGGGAAGACTCGTCAACAGAGATATCATCATCAAGGACTGTAACTTTGCGAATTGCCAAATACAACCCGGAGCACGATTCCGCCCCGCAGTTTGCAGACTACAAGGTGCCATACGAGAGGTGGACTACCGTGCTTGATGCCATACTTGATGTCAAAAAGCACCTTGACCACTCTGTGGCAGTAAGGTACTCTTGCAGGCAGGCCTCGTGCGGCTCTTGCGGAATGAAGATAAATGGCAGGCCGCGACTTGCGTGCTTTACCAAGATATCGGAGCTGAACTCGGATGTAATAACAATAGAGCCGATGAACAACTATCCTGTTGTAAGGGATCTTGTAGTTGACCTAAAGCAGCTAATATCAAACCACAAAAAGATGATGCCATTTGTGGTACGAGAGGACTCGGAGATCACATCCCCGACAAAAGAGTTCTCACAGACGCCGGAGCAGCTTGAAGAATACATCCAGTTTGCAAACTGCATCAAGTGTGGATTGTGCAATTCGGCGTGCCCAACTATGGCAACTGACTCGTCATTTCTGGGGCCGCAGGCGCTTGCCCAGGCGTACCGCTACGTGGCAGATAACAGGGACAAGGGCAAGGACAAAAGACTCAGGATAATAGACGAATCGCACGGGATATGGAGATGCCACTTTGCCGGCTCTTGCAGCCAGGTCTGCCCCAAGGGCGTGGACCCTGCAATGGGAATTCAGCTTTTACGGGGATATCTGTTAGGATTTAAAAAATGA
- a CDS encoding succinate dehydrogenase, with amino-acid sequence MRESTVMKIHYATALGAVVLVAVHILFRITMMDYSESLHYENVLANYKFVPYAIMLELILVLLSVHGFNGLRVILLELKQGRSYEKAVTYGCIAAMGGLIAYGSRTILMASMGMT; translated from the coding sequence ATGCGAGAAAGCACTGTGATGAAAATACACTATGCCACGGCGCTTGGCGCAGTAGTGCTGGTAGCAGTGCATATTTTATTTAGAATTACGATGATGGACTATTCCGAATCACTGCACTATGAGAACGTGCTTGCAAACTACAAGTTCGTCCCTTATGCGATAATGCTCGAGCTCATACTGGTGCTATTATCAGTGCACGGCTTTAACGGCCTGAGGGTCATACTGCTTGAGCTAAAGCAGGGAAGATCATACGAGAAGGCAGTGACATACGGCTGCATCGCTGCAATGGGCGGCCTTATTGCGTATGGTTCAAGGACTATATTGATGGCAAGCATGGGGATGACATAG